In Mixta intestinalis, the following are encoded in one genomic region:
- the miaB gene encoding tRNA (N6-isopentenyl adenosine(37)-C2)-methylthiotransferase MiaB → MSKKLHIKTWGCQMNEYDSSKMADLLESTHGYTLTEVAEEADVLLLNTCSIREKAQEKVFHQLGRWKTLKERNPDLIIGVGGCVASQEGDHIRQRASYVDIVFGPQTLHRLPEMINTVSGSKSPVVDISFPEIEKFDRLPEPRAEGPTAFVSIMEGCNKYCTFCVVPYTRGEEVSRPCDDILLEIAQLAAQGVREVNLLGQNVNAYRGATYDDGICTFAELLRLVAAIDGIDRIRFTTSHPIEFTDDIVDVYRDTPELVSFLHLPVQSGSDRILTMMKRAHTALEYKAIIRKLKEARPDIQISSDFIIGFPGETQDDFEKTMKLIADVNFDMSFSFIYSARPGTPAADLPDDVSEDEKKQRLYILQDRINQQAMAWSRRMMGTVQRILVEGTSRKSVMELSGRTENNRVVNFEGTPDMIGKFVDVEIVDVYPNSLRGVVVRTEDQMGLRVTESPASVIARTRKENDIGVGIYQP, encoded by the coding sequence ATGAGTAAAAAACTGCATATCAAAACCTGGGGCTGTCAGATGAACGAATACGATTCATCTAAAATGGCTGACCTGCTGGAGAGTACGCACGGCTATACCCTCACGGAAGTGGCGGAAGAAGCTGATGTTCTGCTGCTCAATACCTGCTCCATTCGCGAAAAGGCACAGGAAAAGGTCTTCCATCAGCTGGGACGCTGGAAAACGCTGAAAGAGCGCAACCCTGACCTGATTATTGGCGTGGGTGGCTGCGTCGCCTCGCAGGAAGGTGACCATATTCGTCAGCGCGCCAGTTACGTCGATATCGTGTTTGGCCCGCAAACGCTGCATCGCCTGCCGGAAATGATCAACACCGTGAGCGGTTCAAAAAGCCCGGTAGTGGATATCAGCTTCCCGGAAATTGAAAAATTCGACCGCCTGCCGGAGCCACGAGCCGAAGGACCGACGGCGTTCGTCTCCATCATGGAAGGCTGTAATAAATATTGCACCTTCTGCGTGGTGCCCTATACGCGCGGCGAAGAAGTCAGCCGTCCCTGCGACGATATTCTGCTGGAGATCGCTCAGCTGGCGGCACAGGGCGTGCGTGAAGTCAACCTGCTCGGTCAGAATGTGAACGCTTACCGCGGCGCAACCTATGATGATGGTATCTGCACCTTTGCTGAACTGCTGCGCCTGGTCGCCGCGATTGACGGTATCGACCGCATCCGCTTTACCACCAGCCACCCGATCGAGTTTACTGACGATATCGTTGACGTTTATCGCGATACGCCGGAGCTGGTGAGCTTCCTGCATCTGCCGGTACAGAGCGGTTCAGATCGCATTCTGACGATGATGAAGCGTGCTCATACCGCGCTGGAATACAAAGCGATCATTCGCAAGCTGAAAGAAGCGCGTCCTGACATTCAAATCAGTTCCGACTTTATCATCGGCTTCCCCGGCGAAACGCAGGACGACTTTGAGAAAACCATGAAGCTGATCGCCGACGTTAACTTCGATATGAGCTTCAGCTTCATCTACTCGGCGCGTCCGGGTACGCCCGCAGCCGATCTGCCGGATGACGTTAGCGAAGATGAGAAGAAGCAGCGTCTCTACATCTTGCAGGATCGCATCAACCAGCAGGCAATGGCGTGGAGCCGCCGCATGATGGGTACCGTTCAGCGTATCCTGGTGGAAGGTACGTCGCGTAAAAGCGTGATGGAGCTTTCCGGGCGCACCGAAAACAACCGCGTGGTAAATTTTGAAGGCACGCCGGACATGATCGGTAAATTCGTCGATGTGGAAATTGTTGATGTCTACCCTAACTCACTGCGCGGCGTGGTGGTACGCACCGAAGATCAAATGGGCCTGCGCGTAACGGAAAGCCCGGCTTCAGTCATTGCGCGTACGCGTAAAGAGAACGACATCGGTGTAGGCATCTATC